The genomic DNA CAGCAATTCGTGAGGGCTTTGAAAACTTAAAGGACGGCAGCGAGTATGACAATTTGTATTATTCCGCACTTTGCAGAATGTGGGCGGATTGGATAGTCGGTATCAATGCAACAAGGCTGTTTTCGATTTTGTATAACAAGACCTTAAATATCGGCAGAGTGCAGACGCCTACGCTTGCATTGCTTTGTGATAGGCATAACAAAATAGCGTATTTCCGAAAAGAAAAGTATTTTACGGTTGAACTCACGCTCGGCGGCGTGAAAGCTGAAACCGAACGGCTTGACAATGAGAATACTGCAAAAGAAATTATAACGGCTTGTGAAAATTCACAGGCCGTTTGCGTTTCAGTAAGCAAAGAAACCAAAACCGAACAGCCGCCGAAGCTGTTTGATTTAACAACGCTGCAAAGGGCGGCAAACAGGATTTACGGCTATACCGCAAAGCAGACACTTGACTACGCACAGGCATTGTACGAAAAGAAACTTATTACCTATCCCCGAACGGACAGCAGATATTTGACTGAGGATATGGCGGAAACGGCAGCGGCGGTTATTCGTCTTGGCGCGGATATACCGCCGTTTGACAAAGCGCCCGATTTCTTCCCCGAAATATCCCGTATGATAAATAACGGTAAAGTATCAGACCACCACGCCATAATTCCCACGCTTGAAATTGAAAAGGCAGATTTGTCGGCAATCCCGACGGGTGAGCTGAATATCCTGAAACTTGTTTTTTGCCGGATAATTTCAGCGTCGGCGGAAAGTTATGTCTATGAAAATACTACGGCAGTTTTCGAGTGCGGCGGATATACCTTTACGGCAAAGGGCAAAGAAATTATTTCGGAGGGATTTCGTGCAATAGAAAAGCTGATATATCCAAAGACGGATAATGCGGAATCAGCGCCGCTTGTGAAATTCTATAAAGGACAGCTATTCGCAGGGGCAGCGCCGGAGCTTAAAGAAAAATATACGCAGCCTCCGAAACCGTACACGGAGGACACGCTGTTATCTGCAATGGAAACGGCGGGAGCAAAAGAAACCACCAACAGTGCAGAGCGTAAGGGACTTGGCACTCCGGCAACCAGAGCCGCCATTTTGGAAAAGCTGGTACAAACAGGATTTGTGCAGAGAAACGGACGGCAGATAACACCCACCAAAAACGGAATACTGCTTATTTCCGTTCTGCCCGATACTCTCATATCCGCGCAGCTCACGGCGGAATGGGAAAATCAGCTTTCTTTAATATCCAAAGGCAAATCAAGTCCGAAAGAATTTATGCAGGGCATTAAAAGTATGATAACCGAGCTTACAGAGCGATACCGTGAATTTGACAGCGCAAGAGAAAATCCGTTTAAGTCAGAAACCAAAAATAACAGCTTGGAGGTGTGATTATGCGTGAAGTTGACAAGCGATATTATAAAATCAATATAGCCGGCACAGAACATATTTTTACGAATGTTTACAGAGTCGGCGACCGTTATTCTGCATACGAAGCAGATAAAAACGGCAAGCCCGGTAAATTTCTTTACAGTCTGTCGCAGGCGGAAGTTGACCGAGCCGTAATATCGGGCAGCATTGATTTCAAAGAAAAAGATTACAGCTATATCTATAAAGGCTTTCTGGTAAACGCTGCCGAGTATGACGACGGAAATAAAGAAACCTCCGGCGTGTGGATATACTTTCCGGCAAAAGAAAACGAAGTCCGTACCGCGTTTGAAAGTATAGATCTTTCGCCGGACGCAGACAGCGGCAAATACTTTTTTGACGACTTCAAAAGCAATATTAAATCTATTGAAAGTCTGCTTGCTAAGGATTTATCTGTCGCCGATTTGCAGGACACCGCAGAAAAATTAAACGAGCTTCCAAACTATGAAATATTAAAGCTCAACGCCGTTATGGAAACAAACGCAAAATGTAATTCATTTGCGGAACTTACGGAATTTGCATATAACACCGACTATTATGATTTAATTTCCGACGCAAGCAATGTAAAGGAGCTTGGCATAAATCTTGTTTATTCCTCCGGGATATTTGAGAGCTTACCGACAATGTATAGGGACGCAATCGAGGCTGAAAACTTTGGCAGGTATATAGCCGAAGCGGAACAGGGTATTTTCACTTCCAAAGGCTACATTTCCCGTTCTGGCGACGAATGGCACAATGTTTGTTTGCAGAATTTTGAGCCGAAACCGTTAAAACAAAACGGCATTGACGACAGGCTTATTGACACAACGGAAATACTTGCGGTTGATTTGGATAGCTTTTTCCGCAGTTTAAGCGAAGATTACGGTTGGCTTGCAGGCGATCCCGCAAAGGCAAAAGATAAAATTGCATACGATTTGAGAAACGGCAGTACAGATGTTGTACGCCATCAGCTCGGCAGTTTTATGAAAGAGTATCATTTGGATAAATCGGATATACAGCCGTTTTTAAGCCGTATTGCAAGATTTGAAAAGTGCAAGGGCATTGAAAAAACAAAGCCGAACTCCATAAAAGAACAGCTAAAACAGGCGAAAAATTTACAGCAGCCGAAAAAATCAAAACATAGAGAGGAATGTTTGTAATGAATATTCCGATCACCGACAGTATAATGCGCATTGATACAAACAGAGATAATTTTAATATGCAGGATATTGAAAACCGCCGCTTTATGTTCAATCCGAAAACGGCAACGCTGATTTTAGGTTATCAGTACAAAAACGGCGAGCTTGTTTCATCACACGCGGGCGAATACGCAAGCGCAGGCACAGGCGAGCCGTTTGACGATTTTGTTCGCGGCTGGATAGGCACAAGCAAGGAATATACGGACGGGGTAATTCATTTTGCCCCGTCTGTTTCCGAAAAAAATATCACGCTTTTTGAAAAGGCGTTTGATACGCTTGAAATGTTTAAGAATAACGGAGCAAGAAAAAATACGGTTGTTCGTGGACTCGGCAGAGCTTGGGAGCAGCCTTTTTCAGATTTGATAAAGGAGGTCGATTTAATGGCAGAAAATATTTCATCGGTAACGCCCATTGAATTTACAGGCAAATCTCAAAAAGAGAAAGTTAAGGAAATTACCGACAAATTGGAGCAAGGCATTAAGGACTTGTTTAACAGCGACAGATACAAGGAGTATTTGTCGGCAATGTCAAAATTCCATAATTACAGCTTTCGGAATACAATATTGATTTTAATGCAGAAGCTGGACGCTTCGTACATAGCCGGTTTTAACACTTGGAAAAATGAATTTAAGCGTGCGGTCAGAAAGGGCGAAAAGGGTATCAAAATTCTTGCCCCTGCTCCGTACAAAAAAGAAATTGAGGAAACGGCACACGATAAAAACGGAAATCCGATATTGAACGCAGACGGCAGCAACAGAACAACCACAAAAACAATCACCGTTCCGGCGTTTAAGATAACAACGGTATTTGACCTGTCGCAGACGGACGGAAAAGAGATCCCCACAATAGCGAATCAGCTTACGGGCAATGTTGAGGACTACGAAAAGTTTTTCAAAGCGTTAAAGGAAATATCCCCCGTCCCCATTGAGCTTGAAAAGATAGACCGTGCGGCAAACGGATATTATCACCTGACCGAAAAAAGAATTGCCGTGCGTAATGATTTGTCGGAAATGCAGACGATAAAAACCGCCATTCACGAAATCGCCCACGCAAAGCTGCACGCACTTCCCGAAAAGGAAGAAAACGAGGTTATCGAGGACGACAGACCGGATAACCGCACCCGTGAAGTGCAGGCGGAAAGCGTTGCATATACCGTATGTCAGCATTTCGGAATTGACACTTCCGACTACTCTTTCGGGTATGTGGCAGGCTGGAGCAGCGGCAAGGAAACGGAGGAATTAAAGGCGTCGCTTGAAGTGATACGCACTACTGCGGACGAAATGATTACGGATATATCCGAAAAATTAAAGGAGCTTGAAAAGGAAAAATCCGTTGACTTAAATTCCGATATTTCCGCTTGGTACGCTGCGGAATTTTCGGACGACGAGATGAAAGATGAAATCTACACGGGTGTTTCTTTTCAAAAGCTGTATGATATGTTATCCTCTAATGATTTATATAGTATTATCGGAATTGACGATACAGTAGTCAGAGAACGGTGTTTTTCAAAACTTGCCGAGCTTATGCAGGTTGATTATTCGGTTATTTATGAAAAGTGGCTTAATGCGGAAATTCCCGATATGTTAAATCCCACAAAACAGCCGGTAGTTACAATTTTGTGGTCGGAAAGTCCGCATTTTGAAACGGGACAGAAAATGCCGCTTAACAAGGCTGATAAACTTTTTACATATCTTGACGAAAGCTATCCCGAAAATCAAGGCTACGATAAAACAAAATTCCGCATTGATTATATGTATAACGGCATGCGTGATAATTATATAGGCAGATACGATATAGGCGACCGAGAAAATGGGCTTATCAATCATATAGAAAATCATTTTAAGGGAAGTCTTACGCCGGAGTATTTGGAATCTGTACGGCAGGCAACAGGACAAAAGGGCGTCGATGAAGTGACGGACAGTGCAAATACGGCATTAAACCTTTTCGTTCCGTATCTGCGTCTGCATATCAGTATGTCTGAAATTGAGGAAACGGCAAATATGGCATTGAAAGATAAAACCGTTCCCGAAACGGATAAGGCGTATTACAGCGCAATGTGTGATTATGTTCACAACAGCAGAGTAACTTTGAATACTTCTCTCGGTGAGGTTAAATTGCCGGAGCCGCCGCAAAAAGAGGATTTTATCGGTACACCTACTATGGCAGAATCAGAGCAGAAAGCAAAGACGGCGCAGAAAACGGAAAAAAAGCCCTCAATCCGCAAGCAGCTTAATGAAGAAAAGGCTAAAACTGAAAAAGCGCCGAAAAAGCCGGCAAAATCAAGGAAAAAGGAGGATATATCACTATGACACAATTTTCGGACGAAGAAAAAAGCATAATCGGAATGTATAATACCGCTGACCGTGTGTGGCTTATCGTTAAAATCAAAGAAGCAATTCCGTATATTGAGGACACTGATTTGAAAGATACGGCGGCAGATATTGTTTCAAAATTGGTCGGTATGACCGATAAAGAGTTTGCGGATTTGGAGGTGTGATGATGGCGGAATTTTATTTTACGGCGGCAATCGCAAACGGCTACGAATACAGGAATACGCCGGATAATTACCGGCATTTTTTAATGGAATTACCCGTAAACAAAGAGGAACTGACATATATTTTTAAGGAAATCGGGCTTGAGCTTGACGCAAAGCCCGGTGAGTATATTTTTGAAATTGCGGATTTTTATTTACCCGGTGTCAATGCAAAAAGACTGTTCAAGGAAACCGAAAACATTGACGAGCTTAATTACTTGGCGGATATTTTATCTAATCTTGACGACAACAAATATCAGGTGTTTACAGCTGCGGTCGGGGCGCAGGAGCATACAAGGAGCGCTGCCGACCTTATAAACCTTGCCTTGAATACAGAGTGTTACAGCTTTATTCCCGATATATCCGACTATGACGACTACGGCAGATACAAGGCTGAAGAAAGCGGAATAAAAATCGGCGAGCTTGGCGATTTGGAGGACTTTGTGAACTTTTGGGACTATGGCGAATGGTGCAAAAAAGACAACAAAGCCGTATTTCTTGACAGCTACGGAGTTTTGGAAAAGGGCTGTGCGGAATTTACCGAAAAATACAACGGCGACTTAAATACAATTCCGAAAGAATATTCCATAACAACAGACGCATTATCGGAAATCGAAATTGAGGATTCTATGGGGCTGGCTGTTCGGATTGACGAGTATTTAAGGGCAAATCACCTCGACTATGACCGTGTGTATTCTGAAATTATTGAAATGCAGCAGGACTTGTCGGACAATATTCTGCACGGTAAAACTCACAGATTAAAACAGGTTTTTAATGAAATGGGCTTGACCTCTGCCGATGAGCCGTATAAGAGCCTGTGCGAATTTGAGAAAAACTATCCGAAAAGGCTTTTTATGATATATCAGCTCAAAGATGACGACAGCACAAGAGGACTGCGCTTTGAGAGCTTGGAGCAGATTAAAAAAGATAAGCAGCTGCCCGTTATCGAAAACTATGAGCTTATTTATTCCGCACAAATGAAAGCCGATACAACATTGGAAAGCATTTTCACGGAATTTAACACAAACCGCCCTTATGATTTTTACGGGCACAGTTTAAGCGTTTCGGATATTGTTGTATTGTCCGATAAGGGAAAAAATAACGCCTATTACTGCGATAAAGCAGGCTGGGAAAAGGTCGATAAATTTTTCGATTATGTTCACACACGCTCGGCGGCGATAAGCAATTACAAGGGTATGACGGCATTTGTCGGTTATGATAATAAGCTGTATTTGGGTAAAAGCGAAAAATATCTTTTCGGCGATAACGGCTTTGCATACTATGATAACAGCGATAAATCGCTCACCTACATAACGGATAATTTAACGCTTTACCCGTTCCTGTACGGAAGCGGCTGGGTATGCAGTCAGCAGGAAATGCTCGATAACGGCAGCTTTACAAAAGAAATTTATGCAGAGTTTGACAGACTGCAAAAGGGTGTATTATCTCAATTTGAACAGATAAGAGAAATACGATTTGCGGATAAGCCCTTTAATTATCTTGAAACGGCTGAAAAGCAGACAGAGCAAAATTATAATAAAATCGACGGCATTATCAATAATGAGCCGTCGGAGGATAGCAAAAAGCCCTCTATCAAGCAGCAGTTAAATCAAGCGAAAAAGGAGCAAGGCGAACGAGAGGACAAAAAACCGCCCTCGCACAAGCCGCCGGAGCTATGAACGACAGAATAGACCTTACTCCGAAACAAAGCAGAAAGGTAAACGCCCTTATAAAACGGCTATGCTGTAATTATGATAACGGAAATTGCATAAGGCTTGACGACGGCGATCCGTGCGTGTGCGTTCAATGTATTACTTATTCGCATATTATCTGTAAATGGTTTAGAATTGCCGTACTTCCGGCAGATAAGGATTTGTATATTGAGCTTGCAAGACCGAAAAATTCAAAAAACTGCGTTGTCTGCGGCAAAGGCTTTGTTTCAAAGGGAAACAGAGCAAAATACTGTTCCGTATGCAAAATATATGTACGGCGCAGAAAACAGGTGCAGTATCAGCAAAGGTACAAGAGAAACAAGGGTAAAGATTGAGCAAATAGGGCTTATGAAATGCCGTAAAATAAGGGATTTTAACCGTGAAAAATACAAGGGTAATACAATTTCCCTTGTACCCTTAAAAACAGACCTCTATTTGCTCAATCCAAAACACAAAAATACCGTGATATATTCTATCGAAAACGATAGGTGTATCACGGTTTATTTTTTTGTGTTGATTACCACGCATTTTTTGACAGCGTATTCGTATGCAAGTTTTGTACCGCTTTGCGGCTGATATTCTATTAAATCTTTACGGCTGTGTTTCCGCTTGGGCGGTACATAGTTTTCATCATAGAACACAATACAATATTTGCTTTTGTTTATCATTTCATAGTTTCGCTCTATATATGCGGCTTTTCCGGCGTCTATCATTTTTTCGGGATAGTATGTATCTTCAAAGCGTTCCAAAAGATAGTTTCGGTAAGAATCGTCTATGTACGGAAATTCAGCGCGCACATATATTCTTTTTATATGCGGATATTTTTCTTTCAGCTCCGTAACGATACTGTGGCATAAATCGTCAAAGCGGCTTTTGCTCCCGAACAAAAAAATATCGACGCCGTGCGTTGTGATTAAATCCTCAACAGCGTCATAAACAGCTTTTTTCAGTTCGTTTGTTTCTTTAATTTTCCTGTGCCCGAAAAAGCAGCAGCAATGTAATTTATCATTCATTATATCCATTCCTTTTGGTATGTACTTTTAGCATTATACCATTTTCCGCCCTTTAAGTCAAGTCAGAGGTTTAGTATTCATTATTACGGCACATTCTAAAATAAAGGTATTGAGTTTATAATAAATACTGTAAGCATTATTTTTTTAGATTTGCGATATGATAGGAGTGGTTGAATGAATAAATTTGATAAAAACAATGCTGAAATCGGCGAAAGAATAAAGGAAGTCAGATTAAAAAGAGGTATGACGCAGGAAACGCTGTCAGAGAAAGCCGGTGTTTGCAATCCCCAGCAGATAAGCAATATCGAAAGAGGTTTGTCGGGTATGTCTATTGCAAAGTTTAAGGATATTTGCACGGCACTTGACATTGACGCCGACTATATTCTTTTCGGTGTATCAACTCATAATGTTGAAACGATACTGAATAAGTACATTAAAGAAATGACAAACGAGCAGGCAACAAACCTTTTGGAAATGGTTAAGGCTTATGCAAAGACCTGCGGAATCGAGGAAAAGTGAATATTGCTATAAAAATACCGTGATACATTCTATCTTAAACGATAGGCGTATCACGGTTTATTTTTTTATGCGGTTATCAGCTTAACAGCCGTGTACGGCACATAGCAGACGGCGACAAGCAATTTCCATATTAAGATTATGCCGCCGATTACGGTGCCTATTGCTATGTTGGCAGCAGTCATAAAAATGCCGACGCCCGGATTTCCGATAAAGACCGGCAGTGTGAACATAAACCGTATTCCGAAAGGTATTCCGCAAAGCATTAAAAGATACATATAATTGACCGATCCGTTTGCTATGCAAAGCCCGGCGAACAGGTTATACAAAAGTATGGCGGTTATTATCGGAGCTATGCTCTTTTTGATAAACCGTATTAAAATATCCGTTCTCGTCATTTTTGAACACTCCTTGTCTGCGCTTCTTTGAGCAGCTTTCTTGCCTGTGTAAACATTACGGTATCGGCGGCGGGAATATCTAAATATATTCGGTCAATACCGATTTCCTCATTCGGAACATAGGTGGGATTTATTGTCTGATAGATTTTTGTGTATGCCTCTTTGAGTGCGGTATCATAATTTTTTGTGCCATTCTCAACCTCACATATCAAGTCTGACAAAAGAGTTTTTGCGGCCGCTTCCTTTTCCGCATAGTATTCAGGTCTTAAATAAACATCGCGGTAATATATGAGTGCATTCCGTGCGACAGCGGCTAAATCAAGATAACCGTAACCGTTTGTGTTCCCGGCAAGCACGGCGTTAAATACTGCGTTATGAGCATTGCACCAAGCAGGCTGATAACCTAAACCGTTTTGCACCTCATCAAGAATCGGGCTAATCAGATTTTCCGTTATTGCAATGCTTTCAGCCGTTGCGTTTTCCGGCGCACACTCGACCGGGATTTCTGCAGCGTATGCCGACTGTGTAATTGCGGCTAAAATTGCCGCTGCCGTTAAAAATGTTTTGATTTTCTTCATAAGGCTGTACCTCCTAAACCTTTTTAGTTATATTCATTATACCATATTACTTTTGCCGCGCCCAGCCCTATAAGGCTACATTTGCGCTACAATTTATTTTTCGATTTCGGGATTGCGTTCTCTCGGACGGTTAAGAAGCGTATCAACATTTGAACGGATAACCTCGATTTCGGCAGATTTTGATTTCAACTTTTTGTATTCCTCATACAGTTTCGCTTTCCGTTCCGACAGATCCCCGTTGTCCTTTATAAGAGTTTCAAGCGGCGGCGGATTTTTGCCTTTCAGATTTCTTTCGGCAGCCTCATATAAAATCAGTTCTCTTTGGAATTTTCGTGTAAAGCCTTCTTTGTTTTTTACCTTTTGCAGTTTCAGATATATAGGTCGATACTGACGATATATTTCAAGCTGTTTTATCAGTATCGCATTTTTGCCGATAGCTTTTTCGACCGCCTTTATCTTTTGTGCCGTACTGTCAAAATCGGAATGTATTTTATTTGCGGCAGCTTCTAAATCCTTATAGGTAGTCAGATTATTTTCGGTCAAGAAATTAAGTGTTCGGCTTGCCTGTTTCAGATTATATATTTTGCTCCAATGCTCATAGCCTTTGCTTTCCTGTGCCTTGATACAATTCTGAATGTCGATAATAAGGTTGATACGGCGGTTTTCTTTTTTCGGACGGTGTATAGCGTTCTTTGCAATGCATTCTTTTATAGAATCCTCTGTATAATAACCGCCCAGAGTTTTGCCCCGTATAAACCGTTCTCGCCCTGCGGCTCGGAATGAAATATATTTACCTTGTTTTACTTCATATCCGGCAATTTCCATACGCAGCAGAAAATCGGAATAGTCGAGCGACTTTCGGACAGCTCTGTCAATATCCGCTTTAAGCTGTGCCTTATAGCTTGTACCTTGTTTTGCCGCCGTATATTCGATATAGCTTTTGCCTTTATTCTCATTCTGCGGAATAACCGATAGCCCGTATTCCTTACAAAGACGGTCGCTTATTTTGCGTGTATCGTAATACCATTTTTTATTGATATGACTGTGTTTGTAATCAACAAAATTCACATCATTAAAAATGATATGGTTGTGAATATGCCCCCGGTCAATGTGCGTACTTAAAATGTATTCGTACTTGCCGCCCAGAATTTCATCAGCTAATTTTTTTCCGATTTCGTGAGCCTGTTCCGGCGTTGTTTCGCCCGGTGAAAATGATTGTATAAAGTGTCTTGCAAGATGACTTTCTTTGCTGTTGTCCTTTGCTTTTTTTCTCGTCCATTCAAACTCAATATCGGCAGTTTCGGGTGTGCAGCCGTATGAGTCGATAAGCAGCGTTCCGTCGGTCTTTTCGGGATTGCAGATATACTGAATTGCTTTTTTTAGCGTAGAGTTGATAGGAGTGTTCTTTGTAACCGCCATATATTCTGTAAATCCTCTTTTAATTCCTCAATATCGGTCATATACATGCTGCTTGTGGAATTAACACGCTTTGCAATCTGATTTATGTTTCTGCCGATCCTCTGCAATTCCTTATTCATAGCCTGAATGTCTTTCGTATCGGTGTATATGATATATCCGTCAATCGCCATTTTCCGCAAATATGCCCCGATTTGATTTGTCGGCACAAGCGACATTTTATGTTCAATCAGCTTTCGTTCCTCTGCCGTCACCCATATTTTCAGTTGTATATTTCTTTTCCTGTTTTTCATAAAAACCTCCGCATTTTCAGATTAAAGGGTTTGGGAATATCCCAAAAATATTTTTACGGCAATTTTAGAGAAATGACCGCCGTAAAAATCGTGAGTGGGTACTCACTCGCTTTGCTTGCTATTCCGTGAAAATTAGTTTTTCCCCTATATTCAATATCTGCTTAAAATCTTGATTTTGTTGCGCAAATTACGGTTAAAACCAATAAAAAAATAGCCTGTAATCGGCTATAATCTTCAAAAATGACTTTGCAATGACAAAAGGAAGCCGGAGACTTATTCCTCCGGCTCTTTGGCTTTCAATATTCCCTTCGCAGTAGCTGTCATAATTGTTAATTCCTTGCTGTTCATAGTATCAATCAGACTGTCGAGTTGTCGCCTTTGCGTTGACTTTTCAGCAGCATTATCAAGAAAAAAGAATTGATCAACTGAAATATAATAACGGGTTACAAGGTCATAAAATACCTGTAAACTTGGCTACTGTCCTTTATTCTCGATATTAGCAAGATAACGAGGAGAAATATATAGTGCGTCACTTACTTTTTTTCGGCTCTCTCCACGCTCGTTCCTTGCGGCCTTTATAGCTGCCCCGAAAGAACTAAAATCGTATAATGGTAATGGTCGCTTTGACATATTTGTTCACCCTATTATATTTTACAGTTCATGTTATGTTTTGTATATGTCTATACAGTTCTTATTATTAGCTTAAATAATTCGAATATTCTTTTATTTTCTATTGACTTTATTCGTATGTCCGTATATAATAAATATTGATAAACTATAACAAGGAGAAGGTTGTAGTATGGAATATATGTCTTGTCCAGAAGCGGCAAAAATATGGGGAATTTCTGAAAGACGGGTACAGAAACTTTGCGAGGAAAACCGTATACCGGGTGTTTCAAAAATCGGCTATATGTGGCTGATTCCGAAAAATTCAGAAAAGCCTATTGATAAGAGGTTAAAAAGGAGCATTGATAATGAACGAAAAAATTTTAGTGGTAGATGATGAAACAGAGATAGCCGATTTAATTCAAGTTTATCTGAATAATGATGGATATACTGTTTATAAATTCTATAATGGTGTTGATGCGTTAAAATGCATTGAGGAAACAGAAATTGATTTGGCAATTTTGGATGTAATGCTACCGGATATTGACGGATTCCGTATCTGTCAGAAAATCAGGGAGAAATTTTATTTTCCGGTAATTATGCTCACGGCCAAAATAGACGATAGCGACAAAATAATGGGGCTTACTATTGGTGCAGATGATTATATCACAAAGCCATTCAATCCTCTGGAAGTTGTTGCACGAGTAAAAACTCAACTGAGACGTTATCAAAGATATAATAATTCTAAACAAAATCAAACTATTGTAAAGAATGAATATGACATAAGAGGTTTAATTATCAATAGGGATAGTCATAAATGTTTTTTGTTTGGGAAAGAAATATCATTAACCCCTATTGAGTTTTCGATTCTTTGGTATCTGTGTGAACATCAAGGTAAGGTCGTCTCATCTGAGGAATTATTTGAAGCTGTATGGAAGGAAAAATATTTGGACAATAACAATACTGTAATGGCTCACATCGGTCGACTTAGAGAGAAAATGAATGAACCTGCCAAAAAGCCAAAATTTATCAAAACAGTTTGGGGGGTTGGGTATGAAATTGAATAAGAAAAACAATTTGCTGACTAACCTTTTCAAAAGTTATATTATACAATGTGTGATTTGGACAGTAATTATTGTTGTTGTTGCTACTATTTTAGGATCAGTTTTGCAAAAAGTTCTTGATAAATATGTTCCAAACTATTATCTTGTGTACAGATCGCTTTATCTTGGCATGGCAGCTATCGTTGTATTGGTAATTTGTATTATAAATATTACTTATAAACTTCTGAAAAAAGTTGTTGCTTATGTGGATGAGCTGCAGCATGCCATGAGTCAGATATTTGACAAAGATATAAATTATGTCGAATTATCACCGGAGCTTGGTGACATAGCAATAAAATTGAATCATTTAAAGCAAGAATCGGAAGATAACGCAAGACTTGCAAAAGAAAATGAACAAAGAAAAAACGATTTGATAATGTACTTAGCGCACGATTTAAAGACGCCTCTATCATCTGTTATTGGTTATCTTACCTTATTACGTGATGAAACACAAATATCAAAAGAATTGCAAACAAAATATCTTTCAATTGCCTTAGACAAAGCGGAACGACTTGAAGATTTAATCAATGAATTTTTTGAAATTACAAGATTTAATCTGTCAAATATTACATTACAATATAGTAAAATAAATCTTACACGACTACTGGAGCAGCTTGTATATGAGTTTAAGCCATTGCTAAAAGAAAAAAATTTGACTTGTAATCTCAAAATTAAAGAGGATATAACACTACAATGTGATGCAAATAAAATTCAGCGTGTATTTGATAATCTTTTGCGCAACGCTGTAATATATAGTTTCAATGATACAGAAATTCTGATTAATGTTGAAGTTCAAGAAAAGGATGCTATGATCATTTTCCAAAATCATGGAAACACCATTCCGGAAGAAAAGCTGGAACGAATATTCGAACAGTTTT from Qingrenia yutianensis includes the following:
- a CDS encoding YodL domain-containing protein, whose protein sequence is MAEFYFTAAIANGYEYRNTPDNYRHFLMELPVNKEELTYIFKEIGLELDAKPGEYIFEIADFYLPGVNAKRLFKETENIDELNYLADILSNLDDNKYQVFTAAVGAQEHTRSAADLINLALNTECYSFIPDISDYDDYGRYKAEESGIKIGELGDLEDFVNFWDYGEWCKKDNKAVFLDSYGVLEKGCAEFTEKYNGDLNTIPKEYSITTDALSEIEIEDSMGLAVRIDEYLRANHLDYDRVYSEIIEMQQDLSDNILHGKTHRLKQVFNEMGLTSADEPYKSLCEFEKNYPKRLFMIYQLKDDDSTRGLRFESLEQIKKDKQLPVIENYELIYSAQMKADTTLESIFTEFNTNRPYDFYGHSLSVSDIVVLSDKGKNNAYYCDKAGWEKVDKFFDYVHTRSAAISNYKGMTAFVGYDNKLYLGKSEKYLFGDNGFAYYDNSDKSLTYITDNLTLYPFLYGSGWVCSQQEMLDNGSFTKEIYAEFDRLQKGVLSQFEQIREIRFADKPFNYLETAEKQTEQNYNKIDGIINNEPSEDSKKPSIKQQLNQAKKEQGEREDKKPPSHKPPEL
- a CDS encoding cysteine-rich VLP domain-containing protein, which produces MNDRIDLTPKQSRKVNALIKRLCCNYDNGNCIRLDDGDPCVCVQCITYSHIICKWFRIAVLPADKDLYIELARPKNSKNCVVCGKGFVSKGNRAKYCSVCKIYVRRRKQVQYQQRYKRNKGKD
- a CDS encoding SLOG family protein; the protein is MNDKLHCCCFFGHRKIKETNELKKAVYDAVEDLITTHGVDIFLFGSKSRFDDLCHSIVTELKEKYPHIKRIYVRAEFPYIDDSYRNYLLERFEDTYYPEKMIDAGKAAYIERNYEMINKSKYCIVFYDENYVPPKRKHSRKDLIEYQPQSGTKLAYEYAVKKCVVINTKK
- a CDS encoding helix-turn-helix domain-containing protein is translated as MNKFDKNNAEIGERIKEVRLKRGMTQETLSEKAGVCNPQQISNIERGLSGMSIAKFKDICTALDIDADYILFGVSTHNVETILNKYIKEMTNEQATNLLEMVKAYAKTCGIEEK
- a CDS encoding DUF6050 family protein; translated protein: MTRTDILIRFIKKSIAPIITAILLYNLFAGLCIANGSVNYMYLLMLCGIPFGIRFMFTLPVFIGNPGVGIFMTAANIAIGTVIGGIILIWKLLVAVCYVPYTAVKLITA
- a CDS encoding relaxase/mobilization nuclease domain-containing protein, whose product is MAVTKNTPINSTLKKAIQYICNPEKTDGTLLIDSYGCTPETADIEFEWTRKKAKDNSKESHLARHFIQSFSPGETTPEQAHEIGKKLADEILGGKYEYILSTHIDRGHIHNHIIFNDVNFVDYKHSHINKKWYYDTRKISDRLCKEYGLSVIPQNENKGKSYIEYTAAKQGTSYKAQLKADIDRAVRKSLDYSDFLLRMEIAGYEVKQGKYISFRAAGRERFIRGKTLGGYYTEDSIKECIAKNAIHRPKKENRRINLIIDIQNCIKAQESKGYEHWSKIYNLKQASRTLNFLTENNLTTYKDLEAAANKIHSDFDSTAQKIKAVEKAIGKNAILIKQLEIYRQYRPIYLKLQKVKNKEGFTRKFQRELILYEAAERNLKGKNPPPLETLIKDNGDLSERKAKLYEEYKKLKSKSAEIEVIRSNVDTLLNRPRERNPEIEK
- a CDS encoding MobC family plasmid mobilization relaxosome protein → MKNRKRNIQLKIWVTAEERKLIEHKMSLVPTNQIGAYLRKMAIDGYIIYTDTKDIQAMNKELQRIGRNINQIAKRVNSTSSMYMTDIEELKEDLQNIWRLQRTLLSTLR
- a CDS encoding helix-turn-helix domain-containing protein, with the protein product MEYMSCPEAAKIWGISERRVQKLCEENRIPGVSKIGYMWLIPKNSEKPIDKRLKRSIDNERKNFSGR